A region from the Candidatus Omnitrophota bacterium genome encodes:
- a CDS encoding undecaprenyl-phosphate glucose phosphotransferase: MNGISTLKKTNLIGSGMFIKDKYIIPLILLIAADLCVFVSAFISAYFIRFYTGIFLLVPPPSPPYIPEFASYLLLAVIIALLSVLIFAHFGFYERRVGLDRNVQAGALLLAILVTYIFIMAILFNYRGISYSRLTVALAIPITCVGIVIAHDLLKRLQFFMIRKGIIFFKTILVGPQWRCQEINQKLQEHHGSQFQVLGYVSTEDEPDRSQALIPCLGSKKQLAKILRKESVDNIVIAMSPDDPQSVLQIMKICTVHNAPYRVIPELYDHLCQFIDFQEIKAMPTIPFGETPLAFNNTGWLAKRLIDIIISSVALVVSAPLMAIIAILIRLDSKGSIFFVQERVGNDGRTFNMYKFRSMIDHAERNTGPKWATAKDPRTTKIGRFIRKYNIDELPQFINVLRGDMSLVGPRPERPYFVNKFKEEIPYYMRRHLVKTGLTGWAQVNGWRGDTSVMERTRYDLYYVENWSLMLDLKIILKTLTSFKNAY; encoded by the coding sequence ATGAATGGGATATCGACGCTCAAAAAAACAAACCTGATCGGATCGGGGATGTTCATAAAAGACAAGTATATAATTCCGCTCATCCTTCTTATTGCTGCCGATTTGTGCGTATTTGTTTCCGCCTTTATATCGGCTTATTTCATCCGGTTCTATACGGGGATTTTCTTATTGGTTCCGCCTCCATCCCCTCCTTATATACCGGAATTCGCTTCCTATCTGCTCCTAGCCGTCATCATCGCCCTCTTATCCGTTCTCATCTTCGCTCATTTCGGATTCTACGAACGGCGAGTGGGATTGGATCGCAACGTTCAGGCGGGAGCGCTATTGCTCGCTATTCTGGTTACGTACATTTTTATCATGGCCATACTCTTCAATTACCGGGGCATTTCCTATTCGCGCCTCACCGTGGCCCTCGCCATTCCTATTACATGCGTGGGAATCGTAATCGCGCACGATCTCCTAAAGCGGCTGCAATTTTTCATGATAAGAAAAGGCATTATCTTCTTTAAAACCATTCTTGTCGGACCGCAATGGCGTTGCCAGGAAATCAACCAAAAATTGCAGGAACATCACGGATCGCAATTCCAGGTTCTCGGCTACGTCTCCACGGAAGACGAACCGGATCGCAGCCAAGCCCTCATTCCCTGTCTTGGTTCCAAAAAACAATTAGCAAAGATTCTGCGTAAAGAATCGGTGGACAATATCGTAATCGCCATGTCTCCCGACGATCCTCAATCCGTTCTCCAAATCATGAAAATATGCACCGTCCATAACGCGCCTTACCGCGTGATTCCCGAACTCTACGATCACCTATGCCAATTCATCGATTTTCAGGAAATCAAGGCGATGCCCACTATTCCTTTCGGCGAAACGCCGTTAGCGTTCAACAACACCGGCTGGTTGGCCAAGCGCCTGATCGACATCATCATCTCCAGCGTGGCGTTGGTCGTTTCGGCGCCGTTGATGGCGATCATCGCCATTCTCATCCGACTCGATTCCAAAGGTTCGATTTTCTTTGTCCAAGAACGCGTAGGCAACGACGGGCGCACCTTCAACATGTATAAATTCCGCTCCATGATCGATCACGCCGAACGCAACACCGGCCCCAAATGGGCTACGGCGAAAGATCCCCGCACCACCAAGATCGGACGCTTCATCCGCAAGTACAATATTGACGAATTGCCCCAATTCATTAACGTTCTTCGCGGGGATATGAGTCTCGTCGGCCCCCGTCCCGAACGGCCCTATTTCGTCAACAAATTCAAGGAAGAGATTCCCTACTATATGCGCCGCCATCTGGTCAAAACCGGTCTCACCGGCTGGGCGCAGGTAAACGGATGGCGCGGCGACACCTCCGTCATGGAACGCACCCGCTACGATCTCTATTACGTAGAGAATTGGTCCCTCATGCTGGATCTGAAGATCATCCTGAAAACCCTCACCTCCTTCAAAAACGCTTATTGA